A part of Miscanthus floridulus cultivar M001 chromosome 6, ASM1932011v1, whole genome shotgun sequence genomic DNA contains:
- the LOC136460713 gene encoding probable glutathione S-transferase GSTU6, with amino-acid sequence MALRTLRGMIDGDNAAAVEQVAAALAQLEEAFTACSTGQRFFTGDDIGFLDIVLGSYVGWFQAAERITGQTVLDEMRMPRLVAWAARFCGHKTVRDVMPDAERLIEFDEALWATLAANANANAQRM; translated from the coding sequence ATGGCGCTCCGGACGCTGAGGGGCATGATCGACGGCGATAACGCCGcggcggtggagcaggtggctgCGGCGCTCGCCCAGCTTGAGGAGGCCTTCACAGCGTGCAGCACAGGGCAGCGTTTCTTCACCGGCGACGACATCGGATTCTTAGACATCGTCCTTGGGTCCTACGTCGGGTGGTTCCAGGCAGCGGAGCGGATCACCGGGCAGACGGTCCTCGACGAGATGAGAATGCCCCGGCTCGTGGCGTGGGCGGCGCGGTTCTGCGGGCACAAGACCGTCAGGGACGTGATGCCTGACGCCGAAAGGCTCATTGAGTTCGACGAGGCGCTCTGGGCAACGCTGGCTGCCAACGCCAACGCCAACGCTCAACGGATGTAA